One genomic region from Panthera tigris isolate Pti1 chromosome D1, P.tigris_Pti1_mat1.1, whole genome shotgun sequence encodes:
- the LOC102968306 gene encoding testis-specific protein 10-interacting protein isoform X2: MGQDTNMRNTHQQLIRTTSGRPGRDTRLQAPVTTTGLLKFLSDIPQAERGRLGSGDGVIQGQQPRSRSAGQTAKKDRRPKVRNKKGHSPAEAEDLIPSAPRKPSFPFQWAWESFLTDGRALLQPGHQAPPLPRAVTQHKARLKSTATLPDAHGFCWKTEVPDLERSQRLRAWDGIPTPSGKGGSQELEAPSECDLQPPGKRSGSGSESEEGAEPEALGAEEVERGMSPGEVSQLLKRGSFWEEERFAGVTEEAEEGEHRAPHRRRAGSQRKGQNSGKEALDEGDLQRKASSSNLRGPQTRKSRAKELEKLQRQLQQELDCGPEKQPRKALRAAVQASNRSGKTYALGDEETFQFTNFPNRTFHKRQEATSLLQAWERQQQEELQRAELRRAREQRVQQQVARCLAAYAPGGSRGPGATQRKLEELRRQERQRFAQYQAELQGIQHRVQARPYLFQQAMQANARLTVTRRFSQVLSALGLDEDQLLAEAGKGNPEGASGKPRSHRSMGVRMEHSSESPPKAEPTGSQPNRHSTPSPD, encoded by the exons atggggcaggacACCAACATGCGAAACACCCACCAACAGCTGATCAGGACTACTTCGGGGAGACCAGGGCGGGACACgcggctccaggctccagtgACGACCACAGGGCTGCTCAAGTTTCTGTCGGACATCCCCCAGGCTGAGCGG GGGAGGCTTGGGAGCGGTGATGGTGTAATTCAGGGCCAGCAGCCCAGGTCTCGGAGTGCTGGGCAGACGGCAAAGAAGGACCGGAGACCCAAGGTCCGGAACAAGAAAGGGCATAGCCCTGCTGAGGCTGAAGA TCTCATCCCTTCTGCTCCTCGGAaaccctcctttcccttccagtGGGCCTGGGAGAGCTTCCTCACTGATGGTCGGGCCCTGCTTCAGCCTGGCCACCAAGCCCCGCCCTTGCCCCGAGCCGTCACCCAGCACAAGGCCAGGCTCAAGTCCACAGCCACCCTCCCAGATGCCCACGGCTTCTGCTGGAAGACAGAGGTGCCAGACCTGGAGAGGAGCCAGCGGCTCAGGGCCTGGGACGGCATCCCTACCCCTTCTGGCAAAGGGGGGAGCCAGGAACTGGAGGCCCCCAGTGAGTGTGACCTCCAGCCACCTGGGAAGAGGTCAGGCTCAGGATCAGAGTCTGAGGAGGGCGCTGAGCCGGAAGCCCTGGGTGCTGAGGAGGTCGAGAGGGGTATGAGCCCTGGAGAAGTGTCCCAGCTCCTCAAGAGGGGGTCGTTCTGGGAAGAGGAGCGTTTTGCAGGGGTAACAGAGGAAGCTGAGGAGGGGGAGCACAGGGCCCCCCATAGAAGGAGGGCTGGTTcgcagagaaaggggcagaactCTGGCAAGGAGGCCTTGGATGAGGGTGACCTACAGCGCAAGGCGAGCAGCTCCAACCTTCGAGGGCCGCAGACGAGGAAGTCAAGGGCCAAGGAGCTGGAGAAGCTGCAGAGGCAGTTACAGCAAGAGTTGGACTGCG GCCCTGAAAAGCAGCCCCGGAAGGCTTTGCGGGCTGCTGTGCAGGCCTCCAACCGGAGTGGGAAGACCTATGCCTTGGGAGATGAAGAGACTTTCCAGTTTACCAACTTTCCTAACCGTACCTTCCACAAACGACAGGAGGCCACCAG CCTGTTGCAGGCCTGGGAgcggcagcagcaggaggagttGCAGCGGGCCGAGCTGCGGAGGGCCCGGGAGCAGCGGGTACAGCAGCAGGTGGCTCGCTGCCTGGCGGCCTATGCGCCCGGAGGGAGCCGGGGGCCGGGCGCCACCCAGCGCAAGCTAGAGGAGCTGAG GCGCCAGGAGCGACAGCGCTTTGCTCAGTACCAGGCAGAGCTGCAGGGCATTCAGCACAGGGTGCAGGCCCGGCCCTACCTGTTCCAGCAGGCCATGCAG GCCAATGCCCGGCTCACGGTGACCCGGCGCTTCTCCCAGGTGCTGTCAGCACTGGGACTGGATGAGGACCAGCTACTGGCTGAAGCAGGAAAGGGGAACCCAGAGGGCGCCTCCGGGAAACCCAG GAGCCACAGGTCAATGGGGGTAAGGATGGAGCACTCTTCTGAAAGCCCCCCAAAGGCAGAACCCACTGGAAGCCAGCCCAACAGGCACTCCACTCCAAGCCCAGACTGA
- the LOC102968306 gene encoding testis-specific protein 10-interacting protein isoform X3 has product MGQDTNMRNTHQQLIRTTSGRPGRDTRLQAPVTTTGLLKFLSDIPQAERGRLGSGDGVIQGQQPRSRSAGQTAKKDRRPKVRNKKGHSPAEAEDLIPSAPRKPSFPFQWAWESFLTDGRALLQPGHQAPPLPRAVTQHKARLKSTATLPDAHGFCWKTEVPDLERSQRLRAWDGIPTPSGKGGSQELEAPSECDLQPPGKRSGSGSESEEGAEPEALGAEEVERGMSPGEVSQLLKRGSFWEEERFAGVTEEAEEGEHRAPHRRRAGSQRKGQNSGKEALDEGDLQRKASSSNLRGPQTRKSRAKELEKLQRQLQQELDCGPEKQPRKALRAAVQASNRSGKTYALGDEETFQFTNFPNRTFHKRQEATRSLLQAWERQQQEELQRAELRRAREQRVQQQVARCLAAYAPGGSRGPGATQRKLEELRRQERQRFAQYQAELQGIQHRVQARPYLFQQAMQVRPSPWTSISLPESSASHWLSA; this is encoded by the exons atggggcaggacACCAACATGCGAAACACCCACCAACAGCTGATCAGGACTACTTCGGGGAGACCAGGGCGGGACACgcggctccaggctccagtgACGACCACAGGGCTGCTCAAGTTTCTGTCGGACATCCCCCAGGCTGAGCGG GGGAGGCTTGGGAGCGGTGATGGTGTAATTCAGGGCCAGCAGCCCAGGTCTCGGAGTGCTGGGCAGACGGCAAAGAAGGACCGGAGACCCAAGGTCCGGAACAAGAAAGGGCATAGCCCTGCTGAGGCTGAAGA TCTCATCCCTTCTGCTCCTCGGAaaccctcctttcccttccagtGGGCCTGGGAGAGCTTCCTCACTGATGGTCGGGCCCTGCTTCAGCCTGGCCACCAAGCCCCGCCCTTGCCCCGAGCCGTCACCCAGCACAAGGCCAGGCTCAAGTCCACAGCCACCCTCCCAGATGCCCACGGCTTCTGCTGGAAGACAGAGGTGCCAGACCTGGAGAGGAGCCAGCGGCTCAGGGCCTGGGACGGCATCCCTACCCCTTCTGGCAAAGGGGGGAGCCAGGAACTGGAGGCCCCCAGTGAGTGTGACCTCCAGCCACCTGGGAAGAGGTCAGGCTCAGGATCAGAGTCTGAGGAGGGCGCTGAGCCGGAAGCCCTGGGTGCTGAGGAGGTCGAGAGGGGTATGAGCCCTGGAGAAGTGTCCCAGCTCCTCAAGAGGGGGTCGTTCTGGGAAGAGGAGCGTTTTGCAGGGGTAACAGAGGAAGCTGAGGAGGGGGAGCACAGGGCCCCCCATAGAAGGAGGGCTGGTTcgcagagaaaggggcagaactCTGGCAAGGAGGCCTTGGATGAGGGTGACCTACAGCGCAAGGCGAGCAGCTCCAACCTTCGAGGGCCGCAGACGAGGAAGTCAAGGGCCAAGGAGCTGGAGAAGCTGCAGAGGCAGTTACAGCAAGAGTTGGACTGCG GCCCTGAAAAGCAGCCCCGGAAGGCTTTGCGGGCTGCTGTGCAGGCCTCCAACCGGAGTGGGAAGACCTATGCCTTGGGAGATGAAGAGACTTTCCAGTTTACCAACTTTCCTAACCGTACCTTCCACAAACGACAGGAGGCCACCAG aAGCCTGTTGCAGGCCTGGGAgcggcagcagcaggaggagttGCAGCGGGCCGAGCTGCGGAGGGCCCGGGAGCAGCGGGTACAGCAGCAGGTGGCTCGCTGCCTGGCGGCCTATGCGCCCGGAGGGAGCCGGGGGCCGGGCGCCACCCAGCGCAAGCTAGAGGAGCTGAG GCGCCAGGAGCGACAGCGCTTTGCTCAGTACCAGGCAGAGCTGCAGGGCATTCAGCACAGGGTGCAGGCCCGGCCCTACCTGTTCCAGCAGGCCATGCAGGTGAGGCCTAGCCCCTGGACGAGCATCAGCCTCCCCGAGAGCAgcgcttctcattggctgagtgcgTAG
- the LOC102968306 gene encoding testis-specific protein 10-interacting protein isoform X1, with translation MGQDTNMRNTHQQLIRTTSGRPGRDTRLQAPVTTTGLLKFLSDIPQAERGRLGSGDGVIQGQQPRSRSAGQTAKKDRRPKVRNKKGHSPAEAEDLIPSAPRKPSFPFQWAWESFLTDGRALLQPGHQAPPLPRAVTQHKARLKSTATLPDAHGFCWKTEVPDLERSQRLRAWDGIPTPSGKGGSQELEAPSECDLQPPGKRSGSGSESEEGAEPEALGAEEVERGMSPGEVSQLLKRGSFWEEERFAGVTEEAEEGEHRAPHRRRAGSQRKGQNSGKEALDEGDLQRKASSSNLRGPQTRKSRAKELEKLQRQLQQELDCGPEKQPRKALRAAVQASNRSGKTYALGDEETFQFTNFPNRTFHKRQEATRSLLQAWERQQQEELQRAELRRAREQRVQQQVARCLAAYAPGGSRGPGATQRKLEELRRQERQRFAQYQAELQGIQHRVQARPYLFQQAMQANARLTVTRRFSQVLSALGLDEDQLLAEAGKGNPEGASGKPRSHRSMGVRMEHSSESPPKAEPTGSQPNRHSTPSPD, from the exons atggggcaggacACCAACATGCGAAACACCCACCAACAGCTGATCAGGACTACTTCGGGGAGACCAGGGCGGGACACgcggctccaggctccagtgACGACCACAGGGCTGCTCAAGTTTCTGTCGGACATCCCCCAGGCTGAGCGG GGGAGGCTTGGGAGCGGTGATGGTGTAATTCAGGGCCAGCAGCCCAGGTCTCGGAGTGCTGGGCAGACGGCAAAGAAGGACCGGAGACCCAAGGTCCGGAACAAGAAAGGGCATAGCCCTGCTGAGGCTGAAGA TCTCATCCCTTCTGCTCCTCGGAaaccctcctttcccttccagtGGGCCTGGGAGAGCTTCCTCACTGATGGTCGGGCCCTGCTTCAGCCTGGCCACCAAGCCCCGCCCTTGCCCCGAGCCGTCACCCAGCACAAGGCCAGGCTCAAGTCCACAGCCACCCTCCCAGATGCCCACGGCTTCTGCTGGAAGACAGAGGTGCCAGACCTGGAGAGGAGCCAGCGGCTCAGGGCCTGGGACGGCATCCCTACCCCTTCTGGCAAAGGGGGGAGCCAGGAACTGGAGGCCCCCAGTGAGTGTGACCTCCAGCCACCTGGGAAGAGGTCAGGCTCAGGATCAGAGTCTGAGGAGGGCGCTGAGCCGGAAGCCCTGGGTGCTGAGGAGGTCGAGAGGGGTATGAGCCCTGGAGAAGTGTCCCAGCTCCTCAAGAGGGGGTCGTTCTGGGAAGAGGAGCGTTTTGCAGGGGTAACAGAGGAAGCTGAGGAGGGGGAGCACAGGGCCCCCCATAGAAGGAGGGCTGGTTcgcagagaaaggggcagaactCTGGCAAGGAGGCCTTGGATGAGGGTGACCTACAGCGCAAGGCGAGCAGCTCCAACCTTCGAGGGCCGCAGACGAGGAAGTCAAGGGCCAAGGAGCTGGAGAAGCTGCAGAGGCAGTTACAGCAAGAGTTGGACTGCG GCCCTGAAAAGCAGCCCCGGAAGGCTTTGCGGGCTGCTGTGCAGGCCTCCAACCGGAGTGGGAAGACCTATGCCTTGGGAGATGAAGAGACTTTCCAGTTTACCAACTTTCCTAACCGTACCTTCCACAAACGACAGGAGGCCACCAG aAGCCTGTTGCAGGCCTGGGAgcggcagcagcaggaggagttGCAGCGGGCCGAGCTGCGGAGGGCCCGGGAGCAGCGGGTACAGCAGCAGGTGGCTCGCTGCCTGGCGGCCTATGCGCCCGGAGGGAGCCGGGGGCCGGGCGCCACCCAGCGCAAGCTAGAGGAGCTGAG GCGCCAGGAGCGACAGCGCTTTGCTCAGTACCAGGCAGAGCTGCAGGGCATTCAGCACAGGGTGCAGGCCCGGCCCTACCTGTTCCAGCAGGCCATGCAG GCCAATGCCCGGCTCACGGTGACCCGGCGCTTCTCCCAGGTGCTGTCAGCACTGGGACTGGATGAGGACCAGCTACTGGCTGAAGCAGGAAAGGGGAACCCAGAGGGCGCCTCCGGGAAACCCAG GAGCCACAGGTCAATGGGGGTAAGGATGGAGCACTCTTCTGAAAGCCCCCCAAAGGCAGAACCCACTGGAAGCCAGCCCAACAGGCACTCCACTCCAAGCCCAGACTGA
- the SART1 gene encoding U4/U6.U5 tri-snRNP-associated protein 1 isoform X1, whose amino-acid sequence MGSSKKHRGEKEAAGTTAAASTGGATEQPPRHREHKKHKHRSGGGGSSGGERRKRSRERGGERGSGRRGAEAEARSGAHGRERSQAEPSERRVKREKRDEGYEAAAGSKTSSGDASSLSIEETNKLRAKLGLKPLEVNAVKKEAGTKEEPVAADVINPMALRQREELREKLAAAKEKRLLNQKLGKIKTLGEDDPWLDDTAAWIERSRQLQKEKDLAEKRARLLEEMDQEFGVSTLVEEEFGQRRQDLYSARDLQGLTVEHAIDSFREGETVILTLKDKGVLQEEEDVLVNVNLVDKERAEKNVELRKKKPDYLPYAEDESVDGLAQQKPRSILSKYDEELEGERPRSFRLEQGGTADGVRERELEEIRAKLRLQAQSLSTVGPRLASEYLTPEEMVTFKKTKRRVKKIRKKEKEVVVRADDLLPLGDQTQDGDFGSRLRGRGRRRVPEADEEAPEEEEKEPAPQPSQSDDTRVENMDISDEEEAGGAQAGSPEALEEDEAELELQKQLEKGRRLRQLQQLRDSGEKVVEIVKKLEARQRGWEEDEDPERKGAIVFNATSEFCRTLGEIPTYGLAGNREEQEELMDFERDEERSANGGSESDGEENIGWSTVNLDEEKQQQDFSASSTTILDEEPIVNRGLAAALLLCQNKGLLETTVQKVARVKAPNKSLPSAVYCIEDKMAIDDKYSRREEYRGFTQDFKEKDGYKPDVKIEYVDETGRKLTPKEAFRQLSHRFHGKGSGKMKTERRMKKLDEEALLKKMSSSDTPLGTVALLQEKQKAQKTPYIVLSGSGKSMNANTITK is encoded by the exons ATGGGGTCGTCGAAGAAGCATCGCGGGGAGAAGGAGGCGGCCGGGACGACGGCGGCGGCCAGCACCGGAGGCGCCACCGAGCAGCCGCCGCGGCACCGGGAGCACAAAAAACACAAGCAccggagcggcggcggcggcagtaGCGGCGGCGAACGACGGAAGCGGAGCCGGGAGCGTGGGGGCGAGCGCGGGAGCGGGCGGCGCGGGGCCGAGGCCGAGGCCCGCAGCGGCGCGCACGGGCGGGAGCGCAGCCAGGCAGAGCCCTCCGAGCGGCGCGTGAAGCGGGAGAAGCGCGATGAGGGCTACGAGGCCG ccGCCGGCTCCAAAACGAGCTCAGGAGATGCCTCGTCACTCAGCATCGAGGAGACCAA TAAACTCCGGGCAAAGTTGGGGCTGAAACCCTTGGAGGTCAACGCTGTCAAGAAGG AGGCGGGCACCAAGGAGGAGCCCGTGGCAGCCGATGTCATCAATCCCATGGCCTTGAGACAGCGAGAGGAGCTACGGGAGAAGCTGGCAGCCGCCAAAGAAAAGCGCCTCCTGAACCAGAAGCTGGG gaAGATAAAGACACTGGGGGAGGATGACCCGTGGCTGGACGACACCGCGGCCTGGATTGAGCGGAGCCGGCAGCTTCAGAAGGAGAAGGACTTGGCGGAGAAGAGG GCCAGACTGCTGGAGGAGATGGACCAAGAGTTTGGTGTCAGCACTCTGGTGGAGGAGGAGTTTGGGCAGAGGCGGCAG GACCTGTACAGCGCCCGGGACCTCCAGGGCCTCACCGTGGAGCACGCTATCGATTCCTTCCGAGAGGGGGAGACCGTGATCCTCACCCTCAAGGACAAAG GCGtgctgcaggaggaggaggatgtcCTGGTGAACGTGAACCTAGTAGATAAGGAGCGGGCAGAGAAAAACGTGGAGCTGCGGAAGAAGAAGCCCGACTACCTGCCGTATGCGGAGGATGAGAGCGTGGACGGCTTGGCCCAG CAGAAACCCCGCTCCATCCTGTCCAAGTACGACGAGGAGCTCGAGGGCGAGCGGCCGCGCTCCTTCCGCTTGGAGCAGGGCGGCACGGCTGACGGCGTGCGGGAACGGGAGCTGGAGGAGATCCGGGCCAAGCTGCGGCTACAGGCTCAGTCCCTGAGCACGGTCGGGCCCCGGCTCGCCTCCGAGTACCTCACACCCGAGGAGATG GTGACCTTTAAAAAGACCAAACGGAGGGTGAAGAAGATCcgcaagaaagagaaggaggtggTCGTGCGGGCCGATGACTTATTGCCTCTCGGGGACCAGACTCAAGACGGGGACTTTGGTTCCAG ATTGCGGGGCCGGGGTCGGCGCCGAGTGCCTGAGGCGGACGAGGAGGccccggaggaggaggagaaggagccgGCGCCTCAGCCCTCGCAGTCGGATGACACCCGCGTGGAGAACATGGACATCAGCGATGAGG aggaggcaggaggcgCGCAGGCCGGGTCCCCAGAGGCGCTGGAGGAGGACGAGGCGGAGCTGGAGCTGCAGAAGCAGCTGGAAAAGGGGCGCCGCCTGCGGCAGCTGCAACAGCTGCGGGACAGCGGCGAGAAG GTGGTGGAGATTGTGAAGAAGCTGGAAGCCCGCCAGCGGGGCTGGGAGGAAGACGAGGACCCCGAGCGGAAGGGGGCCATCGTGTTCAACGCCACGTCGGAGTTCTGCCGCACGCTGGGGGAGATCCCCACCTACGGGCTGGCGGGCAAcagggaggagcaggaagagctCATG GACTTTGAACGAGACGAGGAACGCTCGGCCAACGGCGGCTCTGAGTCCGACGGGGAGGAGAACATCGGCTGGAGCACCGTCAACCTGGAcgaggagaagcagcagcaggat ttctctgcctcctccaccaCCATCCTGGACGAGGAGCCCATCGTGAATAGAGGGCTGGCAGCTGCCCTGCTGCTGTGTCAGAACAAAG GGCTGCTGGAGACCACGGTGCAGAAGGTGGCCCGGGTGAAGGCGCCCAACAAGTCTCTGCCGTCGGCCGTGTACTGCATCGAAGACAAGAT GGCCATCGACGACAAGTACAGCCGGCGGGAGGAGTACCGAGGCTTTACCCAGGACTTCAAGGAGAAGGACGGCTACAAACCCGACGTTAAGATTGAGTATGTGGACGAGACGGGCCGGAAACTCACGCCCAAGGAG GCTTTCCGGCAGCTGTCCCACCGCTTCCACGGGAAAGGCTCAGGCAAGATGAAGACTGAGCGGCGGATGAAGAAGCTGGACGAGGAGGCG CTCCTGAAGAAGATGAGCTCCAGCGACACGCCCCTGGGCACAGTGGCTTTGCTCCAGGAGAAGCAAAAGGCCCAGAAGACCCCGTATATCGTGCTCAGTGGCAGCGGCAAGAGCATGAACGC GAACACCATCACCAAGTGA
- the SART1 gene encoding U4/U6.U5 tri-snRNP-associated protein 1 isoform X2: MGSSKKHRGEKEAAGTTAAASTGGATEQPPRHREHKKHKHRSGGGGSSGGERRKRSRERGGERGSGRRGAEAEARSGAHGRERSQAEPSERRVKREKRDEGYEAAAGSKTSSGDASSLSIEETNKLRAKLGLKPLEVNAVKKEAGTKEEPVAADVINPMALRQREELREKLAAAKEKRLLNQKLGKIKTLGEDDPWLDDTAAWIERSRQLQKEKDLAEKRARLLEEMDQEFGVSTLVEEEFGQRRQDLYSARDLQGLTVEHAIDSFREGETVILTLKDKGVLQEEEDVLVNVNLVDKERAEKNVELRKKKPDYLPYAEDESVDGLAQKPRSILSKYDEELEGERPRSFRLEQGGTADGVRERELEEIRAKLRLQAQSLSTVGPRLASEYLTPEEMVTFKKTKRRVKKIRKKEKEVVVRADDLLPLGDQTQDGDFGSRLRGRGRRRVPEADEEAPEEEEKEPAPQPSQSDDTRVENMDISDEEEAGGAQAGSPEALEEDEAELELQKQLEKGRRLRQLQQLRDSGEKVVEIVKKLEARQRGWEEDEDPERKGAIVFNATSEFCRTLGEIPTYGLAGNREEQEELMDFERDEERSANGGSESDGEENIGWSTVNLDEEKQQQDFSASSTTILDEEPIVNRGLAAALLLCQNKGLLETTVQKVARVKAPNKSLPSAVYCIEDKMAIDDKYSRREEYRGFTQDFKEKDGYKPDVKIEYVDETGRKLTPKEAFRQLSHRFHGKGSGKMKTERRMKKLDEEALLKKMSSSDTPLGTVALLQEKQKAQKTPYIVLSGSGKSMNANTITK, translated from the exons ATGGGGTCGTCGAAGAAGCATCGCGGGGAGAAGGAGGCGGCCGGGACGACGGCGGCGGCCAGCACCGGAGGCGCCACCGAGCAGCCGCCGCGGCACCGGGAGCACAAAAAACACAAGCAccggagcggcggcggcggcagtaGCGGCGGCGAACGACGGAAGCGGAGCCGGGAGCGTGGGGGCGAGCGCGGGAGCGGGCGGCGCGGGGCCGAGGCCGAGGCCCGCAGCGGCGCGCACGGGCGGGAGCGCAGCCAGGCAGAGCCCTCCGAGCGGCGCGTGAAGCGGGAGAAGCGCGATGAGGGCTACGAGGCCG ccGCCGGCTCCAAAACGAGCTCAGGAGATGCCTCGTCACTCAGCATCGAGGAGACCAA TAAACTCCGGGCAAAGTTGGGGCTGAAACCCTTGGAGGTCAACGCTGTCAAGAAGG AGGCGGGCACCAAGGAGGAGCCCGTGGCAGCCGATGTCATCAATCCCATGGCCTTGAGACAGCGAGAGGAGCTACGGGAGAAGCTGGCAGCCGCCAAAGAAAAGCGCCTCCTGAACCAGAAGCTGGG gaAGATAAAGACACTGGGGGAGGATGACCCGTGGCTGGACGACACCGCGGCCTGGATTGAGCGGAGCCGGCAGCTTCAGAAGGAGAAGGACTTGGCGGAGAAGAGG GCCAGACTGCTGGAGGAGATGGACCAAGAGTTTGGTGTCAGCACTCTGGTGGAGGAGGAGTTTGGGCAGAGGCGGCAG GACCTGTACAGCGCCCGGGACCTCCAGGGCCTCACCGTGGAGCACGCTATCGATTCCTTCCGAGAGGGGGAGACCGTGATCCTCACCCTCAAGGACAAAG GCGtgctgcaggaggaggaggatgtcCTGGTGAACGTGAACCTAGTAGATAAGGAGCGGGCAGAGAAAAACGTGGAGCTGCGGAAGAAGAAGCCCGACTACCTGCCGTATGCGGAGGATGAGAGCGTGGACGGCTTGGCCCAG AAACCCCGCTCCATCCTGTCCAAGTACGACGAGGAGCTCGAGGGCGAGCGGCCGCGCTCCTTCCGCTTGGAGCAGGGCGGCACGGCTGACGGCGTGCGGGAACGGGAGCTGGAGGAGATCCGGGCCAAGCTGCGGCTACAGGCTCAGTCCCTGAGCACGGTCGGGCCCCGGCTCGCCTCCGAGTACCTCACACCCGAGGAGATG GTGACCTTTAAAAAGACCAAACGGAGGGTGAAGAAGATCcgcaagaaagagaaggaggtggTCGTGCGGGCCGATGACTTATTGCCTCTCGGGGACCAGACTCAAGACGGGGACTTTGGTTCCAG ATTGCGGGGCCGGGGTCGGCGCCGAGTGCCTGAGGCGGACGAGGAGGccccggaggaggaggagaaggagccgGCGCCTCAGCCCTCGCAGTCGGATGACACCCGCGTGGAGAACATGGACATCAGCGATGAGG aggaggcaggaggcgCGCAGGCCGGGTCCCCAGAGGCGCTGGAGGAGGACGAGGCGGAGCTGGAGCTGCAGAAGCAGCTGGAAAAGGGGCGCCGCCTGCGGCAGCTGCAACAGCTGCGGGACAGCGGCGAGAAG GTGGTGGAGATTGTGAAGAAGCTGGAAGCCCGCCAGCGGGGCTGGGAGGAAGACGAGGACCCCGAGCGGAAGGGGGCCATCGTGTTCAACGCCACGTCGGAGTTCTGCCGCACGCTGGGGGAGATCCCCACCTACGGGCTGGCGGGCAAcagggaggagcaggaagagctCATG GACTTTGAACGAGACGAGGAACGCTCGGCCAACGGCGGCTCTGAGTCCGACGGGGAGGAGAACATCGGCTGGAGCACCGTCAACCTGGAcgaggagaagcagcagcaggat ttctctgcctcctccaccaCCATCCTGGACGAGGAGCCCATCGTGAATAGAGGGCTGGCAGCTGCCCTGCTGCTGTGTCAGAACAAAG GGCTGCTGGAGACCACGGTGCAGAAGGTGGCCCGGGTGAAGGCGCCCAACAAGTCTCTGCCGTCGGCCGTGTACTGCATCGAAGACAAGAT GGCCATCGACGACAAGTACAGCCGGCGGGAGGAGTACCGAGGCTTTACCCAGGACTTCAAGGAGAAGGACGGCTACAAACCCGACGTTAAGATTGAGTATGTGGACGAGACGGGCCGGAAACTCACGCCCAAGGAG GCTTTCCGGCAGCTGTCCCACCGCTTCCACGGGAAAGGCTCAGGCAAGATGAAGACTGAGCGGCGGATGAAGAAGCTGGACGAGGAGGCG CTCCTGAAGAAGATGAGCTCCAGCGACACGCCCCTGGGCACAGTGGCTTTGCTCCAGGAGAAGCAAAAGGCCCAGAAGACCCCGTATATCGTGCTCAGTGGCAGCGGCAAGAGCATGAACGC GAACACCATCACCAAGTGA
- the LOC102968306 gene encoding testis-specific protein 10-interacting protein isoform X4: protein MGQDTNMRNTHQQLIRTTSGRPGRDTRLQAPVTTTGLLKFLSDIPQAERGRLGSGDGVIQGQQPRSRSAGQTAKKDRRPKVRNKKGHSPAEAEDLIPSAPRKPSFPFQWAWESFLTDGRALLQPGHQAPPLPRAVTQHKARLKSTATLPDAHGFCWKTEVPDLERSQRLRAWDGIPTPSGKGGSQELEAPSECDLQPPGKRSGSGSESEEGAEPEALGAEEVERGMSPGEVSQLLKRGSFWEEERFAGVTEEAEEGEHRAPHRRRAGSQRKGQNSGKEALDEGDLQRKASSSNLRGPQTRKSRAKELEKLQRQLQQELDCGPEKQPRKALRAAVQASNRSGKTYALGDEETFQFTNFPNRTFHKRQEATRSLLQAWERQQQEELQRAELRRAREQRVQQQVARCLAAYAPGGSRGPGATQRKLEELRPMPGSR from the exons atggggcaggacACCAACATGCGAAACACCCACCAACAGCTGATCAGGACTACTTCGGGGAGACCAGGGCGGGACACgcggctccaggctccagtgACGACCACAGGGCTGCTCAAGTTTCTGTCGGACATCCCCCAGGCTGAGCGG GGGAGGCTTGGGAGCGGTGATGGTGTAATTCAGGGCCAGCAGCCCAGGTCTCGGAGTGCTGGGCAGACGGCAAAGAAGGACCGGAGACCCAAGGTCCGGAACAAGAAAGGGCATAGCCCTGCTGAGGCTGAAGA TCTCATCCCTTCTGCTCCTCGGAaaccctcctttcccttccagtGGGCCTGGGAGAGCTTCCTCACTGATGGTCGGGCCCTGCTTCAGCCTGGCCACCAAGCCCCGCCCTTGCCCCGAGCCGTCACCCAGCACAAGGCCAGGCTCAAGTCCACAGCCACCCTCCCAGATGCCCACGGCTTCTGCTGGAAGACAGAGGTGCCAGACCTGGAGAGGAGCCAGCGGCTCAGGGCCTGGGACGGCATCCCTACCCCTTCTGGCAAAGGGGGGAGCCAGGAACTGGAGGCCCCCAGTGAGTGTGACCTCCAGCCACCTGGGAAGAGGTCAGGCTCAGGATCAGAGTCTGAGGAGGGCGCTGAGCCGGAAGCCCTGGGTGCTGAGGAGGTCGAGAGGGGTATGAGCCCTGGAGAAGTGTCCCAGCTCCTCAAGAGGGGGTCGTTCTGGGAAGAGGAGCGTTTTGCAGGGGTAACAGAGGAAGCTGAGGAGGGGGAGCACAGGGCCCCCCATAGAAGGAGGGCTGGTTcgcagagaaaggggcagaactCTGGCAAGGAGGCCTTGGATGAGGGTGACCTACAGCGCAAGGCGAGCAGCTCCAACCTTCGAGGGCCGCAGACGAGGAAGTCAAGGGCCAAGGAGCTGGAGAAGCTGCAGAGGCAGTTACAGCAAGAGTTGGACTGCG GCCCTGAAAAGCAGCCCCGGAAGGCTTTGCGGGCTGCTGTGCAGGCCTCCAACCGGAGTGGGAAGACCTATGCCTTGGGAGATGAAGAGACTTTCCAGTTTACCAACTTTCCTAACCGTACCTTCCACAAACGACAGGAGGCCACCAG aAGCCTGTTGCAGGCCTGGGAgcggcagcagcaggaggagttGCAGCGGGCCGAGCTGCGGAGGGCCCGGGAGCAGCGGGTACAGCAGCAGGTGGCTCGCTGCCTGGCGGCCTATGCGCCCGGAGGGAGCCGGGGGCCGGGCGCCACCCAGCGCAAGCTAGAGGAGCTGAG GCCAATGCCCGGCTCACGGTGA